A region of Streptomyces sp. NBC_01267 DNA encodes the following proteins:
- a CDS encoding carbohydrate ABC transporter permease, which produces MSANGVIRTPAALRPRLLGRSVVNLVVGVSVLYTVLPVLWLVLASAKDRSALSGSGLLSPHHFSFLRNLRNVFSMDGGEYARWYGNSLLYAVIGAALGALVSIACGYAFDKYRFAHKEKLFGLVLAAVMVPQTVLALPLYLMASATGVVNTFWSVFVPVLFNPFGVYLGRIFSQGYVPDEVLEAARVDGAGELTTYFRVALRMLGPGLVTVFLFQLTAIWNNFFLPMVMLSDQDLYPVSLGLYTWNSSATVSPEYYPVVIMGSLLAVLPLILAFALLQRFWRSGLTAGAVK; this is translated from the coding sequence ATGAGCGCGAACGGCGTCATCCGCACCCCGGCGGCCCTGCGGCCACGGCTGCTCGGCCGCTCCGTCGTCAATCTCGTGGTCGGCGTCTCGGTGCTGTACACGGTGCTGCCGGTGCTGTGGCTGGTCCTCGCGTCGGCCAAGGACCGGAGCGCGCTGTCCGGCAGCGGCCTGCTGTCGCCGCACCACTTCTCGTTCCTGCGGAACCTCAGGAACGTGTTCTCGATGGACGGCGGGGAGTACGCGCGGTGGTACGGCAACAGCCTGCTGTACGCGGTCATCGGCGCCGCGCTCGGGGCCCTGGTGAGCATCGCCTGCGGCTACGCCTTCGACAAGTACCGCTTCGCCCACAAGGAGAAGCTGTTCGGTCTCGTCCTCGCCGCCGTCATGGTGCCGCAGACCGTGCTCGCCCTGCCGCTCTATCTGATGGCCTCGGCCACCGGTGTGGTCAATACGTTCTGGTCGGTCTTCGTCCCGGTGCTCTTCAATCCGTTCGGTGTGTACCTCGGCCGGATCTTCAGCCAGGGCTACGTGCCGGACGAGGTGCTCGAAGCGGCGCGGGTCGACGGCGCCGGTGAGCTGACCACGTACTTCCGGGTCGCGCTGCGGATGCTCGGGCCGGGCCTCGTCACCGTCTTCCTCTTCCAGCTCACCGCGATCTGGAACAACTTCTTCCTGCCCATGGTGATGCTCTCCGACCAGGACCTGTACCCGGTCAGTCTCGGCCTCTACACCTGGAACAGCTCGGCCACCGTCTCCCCCGAGTACTACCCGGTGGTGATCATGGGCTCACTGCTCGCGGTGCTGCCGCTGATTCTCGCCTTCGCGCTGCTGCAACGCTTCTGGCGCTCCGGCCTCACTGCGGGCGCCGTCAAGTAG
- a CDS encoding carbohydrate ABC transporter permease: MTSPATTPVPATPGTAGHTSQAPSGPARERPARRSSRRRELGACGVLMTPFFILLVTIFLIPVGTAVWLSFFGDDEPGLGFGPERKVFVGLRSYTAVLTDPTFLSSLGTIVLYSVLYIPLLVIGSLALALLLDSGVVRLRSWAQLGLFLPHAVPGIIAAVIWLYLYTPGLSPVIDLFGKADITIDFLGLHTVIPSIVNIALWSNLGYDVVVFYAALQAVPREVVEAARVDGAGPVRTALQVKTPLVRSSVVMVTMFTLIFALQLFTEPMLISQATPMINSRFSPSMYIYDAAFTRNNYGLAAAASVILLVVTIALSYGVTRWTNRANTPEEDTR, from the coding sequence ATGACCAGCCCCGCCACCACCCCGGTACCGGCCACCCCGGGCACCGCCGGGCACACGTCGCAGGCGCCGTCGGGCCCCGCACGCGAGCGCCCGGCCCGCAGGTCCTCGCGCCGCCGTGAACTCGGCGCGTGCGGCGTGCTGATGACACCCTTCTTCATTCTCCTCGTGACGATATTCCTGATTCCGGTCGGGACGGCCGTGTGGCTGAGCTTCTTCGGCGACGACGAGCCCGGACTCGGCTTCGGCCCCGAGCGCAAGGTCTTCGTCGGACTGCGCAGCTACACCGCCGTACTCACCGACCCGACCTTCCTCAGCAGCCTGGGCACGATCGTCCTGTACAGCGTGCTCTACATCCCGCTGCTGGTGATCGGCTCGCTGGCGCTGGCGCTGCTGCTGGACTCCGGAGTCGTACGGCTGCGGTCCTGGGCCCAGCTCGGGCTGTTCCTGCCGCACGCGGTGCCCGGCATCATCGCCGCCGTGATCTGGCTGTACCTCTACACGCCCGGCCTGAGCCCGGTGATCGATCTGTTCGGCAAGGCGGACATCACCATCGACTTCCTCGGCCTGCACACCGTGATCCCTTCGATCGTGAACATCGCGTTGTGGAGCAACCTCGGCTACGACGTGGTCGTCTTCTACGCCGCGCTGCAGGCCGTACCCCGCGAGGTCGTCGAGGCGGCCCGCGTGGACGGGGCGGGCCCGGTCCGTACCGCACTCCAGGTCAAGACGCCCCTGGTGCGTTCGTCGGTGGTGATGGTCACGATGTTCACCCTGATCTTCGCGCTCCAGCTGTTCACCGAACCGATGCTGATCAGCCAGGCGACGCCGATGATCAACTCCCGTTTCTCGCCCAGCATGTACATCTACGACGCCGCGTTCACCCGGAACAACTACGGGCTGGCCGCCGCCGCCTCGGTGATCCTGCTGGTCGTCACGATCGCGCTCTCCTACGGAGTCACCCGCTGGACCAACCGCGCCAACACCCCCGAGGAGGACACCCGATGA
- a CDS encoding ABC transporter substrate-binding protein — protein MPGRPSRRSVLATMAALPLTGALGACSSGGGSSQSGGTRSTSKRATHLTFWSALRGSQQVVDEFNRTHDRIQVDFQQIPSGNQGGYAKLSNAARAGNAPDVATIEYPQVPGFAIDGVARDITGLISDGLRAELLPQALGLTTFEKRVYSVPLDFEPMVMHYRSDIFRQYGFDVPRTWAEFEDAARAVRRRNADRRLTTFATDGALQFAAFACQAGAQWFDTAGGAWNVSLADRPSRRVAAYWQRLIDQDLVHVNTVDGQQNDARVDSGQVLVRLSGAWDAGAQMSAHPDQRGKWAIAPLPQWSDGDHTLGTHGGSTLAVTHSSRHPEAALEFIEWQVTHPDALRARLSSGASSQYPAAPGLVGVDRKAFDRSYYSGQDIYTLFDEEAHKVRDGWTWGPRMTATAKVMQDGFARVGGGQGSLLDAVRAAQRGTMPDLRALGLATTEHSS, from the coding sequence ATGCCTGGTCGACCGAGCCGTCGATCCGTACTCGCCACGATGGCCGCACTGCCGCTGACCGGCGCACTCGGCGCCTGTAGCAGCGGTGGCGGATCCTCGCAGTCAGGTGGCACCAGGAGTACCAGCAAGCGCGCCACCCACCTCACCTTCTGGTCCGCCCTGCGCGGCAGCCAGCAGGTGGTGGACGAGTTCAACCGTACCCACGACCGCATTCAGGTCGACTTCCAGCAGATCCCCTCCGGTAACCAGGGCGGGTACGCCAAGCTCAGCAACGCCGCACGGGCGGGCAACGCGCCGGACGTCGCCACCATCGAGTACCCGCAGGTGCCCGGCTTCGCCATCGACGGCGTGGCCCGCGACATCACCGGACTCATCAGCGACGGGCTGCGGGCCGAACTGCTCCCCCAGGCACTCGGTCTGACGACCTTCGAGAAGCGTGTCTACAGCGTTCCGCTGGACTTCGAGCCCATGGTGATGCACTACCGCAGCGACATCTTCCGGCAGTACGGATTCGATGTGCCGCGCACCTGGGCCGAGTTCGAGGATGCGGCGAGGGCGGTGCGCCGCAGGAACGCCGACCGTAGGCTGACCACCTTCGCCACCGACGGCGCACTGCAGTTCGCCGCGTTCGCCTGTCAGGCCGGTGCCCAGTGGTTCGACACCGCGGGCGGTGCCTGGAACGTCTCGCTGGCCGACCGGCCGAGCCGCCGGGTCGCGGCGTACTGGCAGCGGCTCATCGACCAGGATCTGGTCCACGTGAACACCGTGGACGGCCAGCAGAACGACGCCCGGGTCGACAGCGGTCAGGTCCTCGTCCGGCTCAGCGGCGCCTGGGATGCCGGGGCCCAGATGTCGGCCCACCCCGACCAGAGAGGCAAGTGGGCCATCGCGCCGCTGCCCCAGTGGTCCGACGGCGACCACACGCTCGGGACCCATGGCGGCTCCACCCTCGCCGTCACCCACAGCAGCAGACATCCGGAGGCGGCCCTGGAGTTCATCGAGTGGCAGGTGACCCACCCGGACGCCCTGCGCGCCCGGCTCTCCAGCGGCGCGAGCAGCCAGTATCCGGCCGCCCCCGGGCTGGTCGGCGTCGACCGCAAGGCCTTCGACCGCTCGTACTACAGCGGCCAGGACATCTACACCCTCTTCGACGAGGAGGCCCACAAGGTCCGCGACGGCTGGACCTGGGGGCCGCGGATGACCGCGACCGCCAAGGTCATGCAGGACGGATTCGCCCGGGTCGGCGGCGGTCAGGGCTCCCTGCTCGACGCCGTGCGCGCCGCCCAGCGGGGCACCATGCCGGACCTCAGGGCCCTGGGACTGGCCACCACCGAGCACAGCAGCTGA
- a CDS encoding substrate-binding domain-containing protein, whose protein sequence is MREPVELRRQRILSVVRSRGAVKVSTLAAELAVSVVTVRRDVEELARAGKLRRGHGVARPAEEVGGPGPSGGLPAPRSGDPAVDGGAVALVVPERHSYLYETLHGARSVLEESGIRTALHIAPRTPGGERPLVERALAAGARGLLIAPHWRSAASQEADYGWLADMPVPTVLMERRPRAGSALHALDSVCSDHWYGVFLAVGHLVSLGHRRLVLAARDDSPTARTIRAAFAEIAAASPEVDDWSVVLSTPDAGPGPGPAEQSDPDGVVYSAVPAPHRGAPLDLAALLRARGATGAVLHGDVDALMLVEKLAESGVRVPQDCSVVAYDDVVAALGSTPLSAVAPPKAEIGRAAAELLLHRLSEPAGSPGPVRRTELLPRLVVRGSAQVRGRTEE, encoded by the coding sequence ATGCGGGAGCCGGTCGAACTCAGGCGTCAGAGAATCCTCTCGGTGGTGCGGTCCCGGGGCGCGGTCAAGGTCAGCACACTCGCCGCGGAGCTGGCCGTCTCGGTCGTGACGGTCCGGCGCGACGTGGAGGAACTGGCCCGCGCGGGGAAGCTGCGGCGCGGGCACGGAGTGGCCCGGCCCGCCGAAGAGGTCGGTGGGCCGGGTCCTTCCGGCGGGCTGCCCGCACCGCGCTCCGGGGACCCGGCCGTGGACGGCGGCGCGGTCGCCCTGGTGGTTCCGGAGCGGCACTCGTACCTCTACGAGACCTTGCACGGCGCACGGAGCGTGCTGGAGGAGTCCGGCATTCGCACCGCGCTGCACATCGCGCCCCGGACACCGGGCGGCGAACGGCCGCTGGTGGAGCGGGCGCTGGCCGCCGGAGCACGCGGGCTGCTGATCGCTCCGCACTGGCGCAGCGCCGCGTCCCAGGAGGCGGACTACGGCTGGCTCGCGGACATGCCGGTGCCGACCGTGCTGATGGAGCGGCGCCCCCGGGCGGGCAGCGCCCTGCACGCGCTGGACTCGGTCTGCTCCGACCACTGGTACGGGGTGTTCCTGGCCGTCGGTCATCTGGTGTCGCTGGGCCACCGCCGGCTGGTGCTCGCGGCCCGCGACGACAGTCCCACCGCGCGCACCATCCGGGCGGCGTTCGCCGAGATCGCCGCGGCCAGTCCCGAGGTGGACGACTGGTCGGTGGTGCTCAGTACGCCGGACGCGGGGCCGGGACCCGGCCCCGCGGAGCAGAGCGATCCGGACGGGGTCGTGTACAGCGCCGTGCCCGCGCCGCACCGGGGCGCCCCGCTCGATCTCGCGGCGCTGCTGCGCGCGCGGGGCGCGACGGGCGCGGTGCTGCACGGCGATGTGGACGCGCTGATGCTGGTGGAGAAGCTGGCGGAGAGCGGGGTGCGGGTGCCGCAGGACTGTTCGGTGGTGGCGTACGACGATGTGGTCGCCGCGCTGGGCAGCACCCCGCTGAGCGCCGTGGCCCCGCCGAAGGCCGAGATCGGCAGAGCGGCGGCGGAGTTGCTGCTGCACCGGCTGTCCGAGCCCGCCGGAAGCCCCGGCCCGGTGCGCAGGACGGAGCTGCTGCCCAGGCTCGTCGTGCGCGGATCGGCGCAGGTGCGGGGCCGGACCGAAGAATAG
- a CDS encoding M81 family metallopeptidase — MTTSTPTRRLRIAIGGIGIESSTFCPHRSTTDDFRQTRGQELLNRYSWTQPSSDLDALVEWVPLLHATALPGGPVEAESYLLLKDELISRIRAAGPLDGMVYDLHGAMSVIGLTDAEGDLTEAVRAALDAVGTPEDPASGRPMMSAAMDLHGNVSRRFAEPIELLTAHRLAPHEDAWDTRERAARKLVERLQLPAGTRRPHRAWVQVPVLLPGEKTSTRLEPAKGLYGRLAGIEAKPGIVDAAIWVGYAWADEPRCKAAIVVTGDDAALAAAEAESLAQQYWEVRRDFEFVGPTGTAEECIATAVASDRRPFLISDSGDNPTAGGAGDLAYMLGKLLENEQIASGKVTAVHPGITDPAAVRACFEAGIGATVTVGVGGKVDTSQGGPLEITGTVTGLQRAADKADRAEGGAYDRGCDLAAITVGGLTVVVTGQRKPFHTLADFTGPAQGGLGIDPRTFDLVVVKIGYLEPELHDMAADWLLALTPGGVDQDLLRLGHHRVERPLYPFDEDAYENEGGPDLTPVLL; from the coding sequence ATGACCACCTCCACCCCCACCCGCCGTCTGCGCATCGCCATCGGCGGCATCGGTATCGAGTCCTCCACCTTCTGCCCGCACCGCTCCACCACGGACGACTTCCGCCAGACCCGCGGTCAGGAACTGCTGAACCGCTACAGCTGGACACAGCCGTCCTCGGATCTCGACGCGCTCGTCGAATGGGTCCCCCTCCTGCACGCCACGGCTCTGCCCGGCGGTCCGGTCGAGGCGGAGTCCTACCTCCTGCTCAAGGACGAGCTGATCTCCCGGATCCGCGCGGCGGGCCCCCTCGACGGCATGGTCTACGACCTGCACGGGGCGATGAGCGTCATCGGTCTCACGGACGCCGAAGGTGATCTGACCGAAGCCGTACGGGCCGCGCTGGACGCGGTCGGCACCCCCGAGGACCCGGCGTCGGGCCGCCCGATGATGTCGGCGGCGATGGACCTGCACGGCAACGTCTCGCGCCGTTTCGCTGAGCCGATCGAACTGCTCACCGCGCACCGGCTCGCCCCGCACGAGGACGCCTGGGACACCCGCGAGCGCGCGGCCCGCAAGCTCGTCGAGCGGCTCCAGCTGCCCGCCGGGACCCGCCGCCCGCACCGTGCCTGGGTACAGGTGCCGGTCCTGCTCCCCGGTGAGAAGACCAGCACCCGACTCGAACCCGCCAAGGGCCTCTACGGCCGGCTCGCGGGCATCGAGGCGAAGCCGGGCATCGTCGACGCCGCGATCTGGGTCGGCTACGCCTGGGCCGACGAGCCGCGCTGCAAGGCCGCCATCGTCGTCACCGGCGACGACGCCGCACTCGCCGCCGCGGAGGCCGAGTCGCTGGCCCAGCAGTACTGGGAGGTGCGCCGCGACTTCGAGTTCGTCGGCCCGACGGGTACCGCGGAGGAGTGCATCGCCACGGCCGTCGCCTCCGACCGCCGTCCGTTCCTGATCAGCGACTCGGGCGACAACCCGACGGCGGGCGGCGCGGGCGACCTCGCGTACATGCTCGGCAAGCTGCTGGAGAACGAGCAGATCGCCTCCGGCAAGGTCACTGCCGTACACCCCGGCATCACCGACCCGGCCGCGGTGCGCGCCTGCTTCGAGGCCGGGATCGGCGCCACCGTCACGGTCGGTGTCGGCGGCAAGGTCGACACCAGCCAGGGCGGGCCGCTCGAAATCACCGGCACCGTCACGGGACTTCAGCGGGCGGCCGACAAGGCGGACCGCGCCGAGGGCGGCGCCTACGACCGCGGCTGCGACCTCGCGGCCATCACCGTCGGCGGCCTCACCGTCGTCGTGACCGGACAGCGCAAGCCGTTCCACACGCTCGCCGACTTCACCGGCCCCGCGCAGGGCGGCCTCGGTATCGACCCGCGCACCTTCGATCTGGTCGTCGTCAAGATCGGCTACCTGGAGCCCGAACTGCACGACATGGCGGCGGACTGGCTGCTGGCCCTCACCCCCGGCGGCGTCGACCAGGATCTGCTGCGCCTGGGCCACCACCGGGTGGAGCGCCCGCTGTACCCGTTCGACGAGGACGCGTACGAGAACGAGGGTGGCCCGGACCTGACTCCGGTACTGCTCTGA
- a CDS encoding ROK family transcriptional regulator, whose amino-acid sequence MTDSVTNQHILRMVTSGAAASRADLVRELGLAASTVSLRVQELVAAGLLTESGEGASRGGRRPRLLRIPQQGGVALTADLGSHHGRLAAVGVDGTVSDAADHSHDLTAGPDQAVDWLVEQLAALAGQQRAAGRTVRSVGIAFPGPVDVATGRVLTPSRMPGWHNFPLRDVLADRLGLPVVVDNDATLMAVGEHQSARPELDHLVVVKAGRGIGCGVISAGRPHRGANGCAGDISHVRVDAAEERPCSCGNIGCLETVASGAAVLRELARRGTPVDGTAELLRLVTDGDPQATTLVRAAGRHIGTVLGVVVNFFNPQAVVLGGALAAAEPLVAAVRGVLYERCLPMATAGLEITTTVSGRDAGLLGAGLTALRDSRPHAERT is encoded by the coding sequence ATGACGGACAGCGTGACGAACCAGCACATCCTGCGCATGGTCACGTCCGGTGCCGCCGCCTCACGGGCCGACCTCGTAAGAGAGTTGGGACTGGCGGCCTCGACCGTCTCGCTGCGCGTCCAGGAACTGGTCGCGGCCGGGCTGCTCACCGAATCCGGTGAGGGCGCCTCGCGCGGCGGACGCCGCCCCCGGCTTCTGCGGATCCCGCAGCAGGGCGGTGTGGCCCTCACCGCCGATCTCGGCTCCCACCACGGGAGGCTGGCCGCCGTCGGTGTCGACGGCACCGTGTCGGACGCCGCCGATCACAGCCACGACCTCACGGCCGGACCGGACCAGGCCGTCGACTGGCTGGTGGAACAGCTGGCCGCGCTCGCCGGCCAACAGCGGGCGGCCGGACGCACGGTACGCAGCGTCGGCATCGCCTTCCCCGGCCCGGTCGACGTCGCCACCGGCCGCGTCCTCACCCCTTCCCGGATGCCCGGCTGGCACAACTTCCCGCTCCGCGACGTCCTCGCCGACCGGCTCGGACTGCCCGTCGTCGTCGACAACGACGCGACGCTGATGGCCGTCGGCGAGCACCAGTCGGCACGGCCGGAACTCGATCACCTGGTGGTCGTCAAGGCCGGCCGCGGCATCGGCTGCGGAGTGATCTCGGCGGGCCGCCCGCACCGCGGCGCCAACGGCTGCGCGGGCGACATCAGCCATGTCCGGGTGGACGCCGCGGAGGAACGCCCGTGCAGCTGCGGGAACATCGGCTGCCTGGAGACGGTGGCCAGCGGCGCGGCCGTACTGCGTGAACTCGCCCGCCGCGGCACCCCGGTCGACGGCACCGCCGAACTGCTGCGCCTGGTCACCGACGGAGACCCGCAGGCGACGACCCTGGTACGGGCGGCCGGCCGGCACATCGGCACCGTGCTCGGCGTCGTCGTCAACTTCTTCAACCCGCAGGCGGTCGTCCTCGGCGGCGCCCTGGCCGCGGCCGAGCCCCTGGTGGCCGCGGTCCGCGGTGTCCTCTACGAACGCTGCCTGCCGATGGCCACGGCCGGTCTGGAGATCACCACCACGGTCTCGGGCCGGGACGCGGGCCTGCTGGGCGCGGGACTGACCGCCCTGCGCGACAGCCGGCCGCACGCCGAAAGAACCTGA
- a CDS encoding peptide ABC transporter substrate-binding protein: protein MRPRRSPARRRALAAAVTGTAIVMALSGCTQDGGRIAMGPTGGTPVEGGTATMALPPAATPNWIFPIGAPGYGATYNFAIQSLLFMPVYDAVKKDGALTTTGPNTLGQKPVYSDGNRTVTVPLRKDITWSDGKPVTARDIEFWFNLVKANKADWGSYSVGAMPDNVKSFETVDAHTVRLHLNRSYNPDWFTANQLTLMRALPQAAWDAEKDGGPIGDRDRTTAGAKAIFARLTQHSKSLGAYSKDPLWKTVNGPWKIDEWQNTGQVTLVRNPKYTGSDKAHLDKVVFKPFTTADSEFNVLRSGGVDYGYIAPSVLAQKKTFQDRGYRVDPWEGWAATYIVYNFNSSHGGPALRQLYIRQAMQHLVDQTAMSKVIWQGSATPTLGPVPITPKTQYLSPAMEKNQYPYSVQAARTLLVDHGWTIRDGQARCTRPGTGDNQCGAGIAKNAPLNLTLLSQSGSTESTNMMQELKSSLSKAGIDLKVRQQPLNSVLGNSVPCKAGQPGCDWDMSFFGTAGSWYYPLNPSGEQLFSTGASANFGNYSDPVADKLIRAVQYSADPNAMHAYGEYLAKQLPVMWMPNPAYQVSVIRNDLRGVDQNPTVTLAPQDWYYVKKGADQ, encoded by the coding sequence ATGCGCCCAAGGCGCTCACCCGCGCGGCGCCGCGCACTAGCCGCAGCGGTCACCGGGACGGCGATCGTGATGGCCCTCTCGGGCTGTACGCAGGACGGCGGCCGGATAGCCATGGGACCCACCGGTGGTACCCCGGTCGAGGGCGGCACCGCCACGATGGCCCTGCCCCCGGCCGCCACCCCGAACTGGATCTTCCCCATCGGGGCTCCCGGCTACGGCGCCACGTACAACTTCGCGATCCAGTCGCTGCTCTTCATGCCCGTCTACGACGCGGTGAAGAAGGACGGCGCGCTGACCACCACCGGGCCGAACACGCTGGGCCAGAAGCCGGTCTACAGCGACGGCAACCGGACGGTCACCGTGCCGCTGCGCAAGGACATCACCTGGTCCGACGGCAAGCCGGTGACCGCACGCGACATCGAGTTCTGGTTCAACCTCGTCAAGGCCAACAAGGCCGACTGGGGCAGCTACTCCGTCGGCGCCATGCCCGACAACGTCAAGAGCTTCGAGACCGTCGACGCCCACACCGTGCGGCTGCACCTCAACCGGTCCTACAACCCCGACTGGTTCACCGCCAACCAGCTCACCCTGATGCGCGCGCTCCCGCAGGCCGCCTGGGACGCCGAGAAGGACGGCGGGCCCATCGGCGACCGGGACCGCACGACCGCGGGTGCCAAGGCGATCTTCGCCCGGCTGACCCAGCACTCCAAGAGCCTCGGCGCCTACTCCAAGGACCCGCTCTGGAAGACCGTCAACGGGCCCTGGAAGATAGACGAGTGGCAGAACACCGGCCAGGTCACCCTCGTACGGAACCCGAAGTACACCGGTTCCGACAAGGCCCATCTGGACAAGGTCGTCTTCAAGCCCTTCACCACCGCTGACTCCGAGTTCAACGTGCTGCGCTCCGGTGGCGTCGACTACGGCTACATAGCCCCGTCCGTCCTCGCCCAGAAGAAGACGTTCCAGGACCGCGGATACCGCGTCGACCCGTGGGAGGGCTGGGCGGCCACCTACATCGTCTACAACTTCAACTCCTCGCACGGCGGCCCCGCCCTGCGGCAGCTCTACATCCGCCAGGCCATGCAGCACCTCGTCGACCAGACGGCGATGAGCAAGGTCATCTGGCAGGGCAGCGCCACACCGACGCTCGGGCCCGTGCCCATCACGCCGAAGACGCAGTACCTGTCACCGGCGATGGAGAAGAACCAGTACCCGTACTCGGTGCAGGCCGCCCGTACGCTCCTCGTCGACCACGGCTGGACGATCCGCGACGGCCAGGCCCGCTGCACCCGCCCCGGCACCGGCGACAACCAGTGCGGCGCGGGCATCGCGAAGAACGCCCCGCTGAACCTCACACTGCTCTCGCAGTCCGGCTCCACCGAGTCGACGAACATGATGCAGGAGCTGAAGTCCTCGCTCAGCAAGGCCGGCATCGACCTCAAGGTGCGCCAGCAGCCGCTGAACTCGGTCCTCGGCAACTCCGTTCCCTGCAAGGCGGGTCAGCCCGGCTGCGACTGGGACATGTCCTTCTTCGGCACCGCGGGAAGCTGGTACTACCCGCTCAACCCCAGTGGTGAGCAGCTCTTCTCGACCGGCGCCTCCGCCAACTTCGGCAACTACTCGGACCCCGTGGCCGACAAGCTCATCCGCGCCGTCCAGTACTCCGCCGACCCGAACGCCATGCACGCGTACGGCGAGTACCTCGCCAAGCAGCTCCCGGTGATGTGGATGCCGAACCCCGCCTACCAGGTGTCGGTGATCCGCAACGATCTGCGCGGCGTCGACCAGAACCCCACCGTGACCCTCGCCCCGCAGGACTGGTACTACGTCAAGAAGGGGGCCGACCAGTGA